A section of the Streptomyces sp. NBC_01591 genome encodes:
- a CDS encoding LytR/AlgR family response regulator transcription factor: protein MLRVLAVDDEEPALEELLYLLRADPRIRSAEGATGATEALRRIGSAVEAGPDDPAAIDVVFLDIHMAGLTGLDVAQLLAGFAAPPLIVFVTAHEGFAVQAFDLKAVDYVLKPVRRERLAEAVRRVAEQVGDRSAPVLDTAGDQIPVELGGVIRFIPIDDIAYAEAQGDYARLHTAAGSHLVRVPLTTLEERWRTRGFVRIHRRHLVALGRIDELRLDAGSMSVRIGSAELAVSRRHTRALRDLLMRQTGR, encoded by the coding sequence ATGCTGCGCGTACTCGCCGTCGACGACGAAGAACCCGCCCTGGAGGAACTCCTCTACCTCCTGCGCGCCGATCCCCGGATCCGCAGCGCCGAGGGGGCCACCGGGGCCACCGAGGCGCTGCGCCGCATCGGCAGCGCCGTCGAGGCCGGGCCGGACGACCCGGCAGCCATCGACGTGGTGTTCCTGGACATCCACATGGCGGGCCTCACCGGTCTCGATGTCGCTCAACTGCTGGCCGGGTTCGCCGCGCCTCCCCTCATCGTCTTCGTCACCGCGCACGAGGGCTTCGCCGTCCAGGCCTTCGACCTGAAGGCCGTCGACTACGTCCTCAAACCCGTACGCCGCGAGCGGCTGGCCGAAGCGGTGCGCCGCGTCGCCGAACAGGTCGGCGACCGCTCCGCACCCGTGCTCGACACCGCGGGCGACCAGATCCCGGTGGAGCTCGGCGGAGTCATCCGGTTCATTCCGATCGACGACATCGCCTACGCCGAGGCCCAGGGCGACTACGCCCGGCTGCACACCGCCGCCGGCAGCCACCTCGTCCGCGTTCCCCTCACTACCCTGGAGGAGCGCTGGCGCACTCGCGGCTTCGTGCGCATCCACCGGCGCCACCTCGTCGCGCTGGGCCGGATCGACGAACTCCGCCTCGACGCGGGCAGCATGAGCGTCCGCATCGGCTCCGCCGAGCTCGCGGTGAGCCGCCGCCACACCCGTGCGCTGCGTGATCTGCTGATGCGCCAGACCGGCCGCTGA
- a CDS encoding sodium/solute symporter, whose amino-acid sequence MSRTYAVAAVAVVVLATVLVGGFGLRISRTTSDFYVASRTVRPRLNAAAISGEYLSAASFLGIAGLVLVHGPDMLWYPVGYTAGYLVLLVFVAAPLRRSGAYTLPDFAEGRLESRQVRRLVSVFVVAAGWLYLVPQLQGAGLTLKILTGAPGWLGDVLVAAVVVIAVAAGGMRSITFVQVFQYWLKLTALLVPAIFLVLAWQGDGRPRVTFDEQLSVFRADHPLYATYGLIVATFLGTMGLPHVVVRFYTSPNGRDARRTTVAVLALIGVFYLLPPVYGALGRLYAPELIHGGDADAAVLLLPGRIVGGLGGDLLGALIAGGAFAAFLSTASGLTMAVAGVITQDVLPSRGVRHFRLATVLAMCVPLAGSLIVSRVPVADSVGMAFAVSASSFCPLLVLGIWWRRLTPPGAIAGLLLGGGSAFLSVAITVSGAVRPPGWPHALLAWPAVWSVPVGFLAMVLVSLATPGRIPPGTNAAMTRFHLPEAL is encoded by the coding sequence GTGAGCCGTACGTACGCGGTGGCGGCGGTCGCCGTTGTCGTTCTCGCGACCGTCCTCGTCGGCGGTTTCGGACTGCGCATCTCCCGCACCACCTCCGACTTCTACGTCGCCTCGCGCACCGTACGGCCCCGGCTCAACGCCGCGGCCATCAGCGGCGAATACCTCTCCGCCGCCTCCTTCCTCGGCATCGCCGGCCTGGTGCTCGTGCACGGCCCCGACATGCTCTGGTACCCGGTCGGCTACACCGCGGGCTATCTGGTGCTGCTGGTCTTCGTCGCCGCACCGCTGCGCCGCTCGGGCGCGTACACGCTGCCCGACTTCGCCGAGGGGCGGCTGGAGTCACGGCAGGTGCGCAGGCTGGTCAGCGTCTTCGTGGTCGCGGCGGGCTGGCTCTATCTCGTACCGCAGCTCCAGGGCGCGGGGCTGACGCTCAAGATCCTCACCGGGGCGCCCGGCTGGCTCGGCGACGTGCTCGTGGCGGCCGTCGTCGTCATTGCCGTCGCCGCGGGTGGCATGCGGTCCATCACCTTCGTGCAGGTGTTCCAGTACTGGCTGAAACTGACCGCACTCCTGGTCCCCGCGATCTTCCTGGTGCTCGCCTGGCAGGGCGACGGACGGCCCCGCGTCACCTTCGACGAGCAGCTCTCCGTCTTCCGCGCCGACCATCCGCTGTACGCCACCTACGGGCTGATCGTCGCGACCTTCCTCGGCACCATGGGCCTGCCGCACGTCGTCGTCCGCTTCTACACCAGCCCCAACGGCCGCGACGCCCGCCGCACGACGGTCGCCGTCCTCGCCCTCATCGGCGTGTTCTACCTGCTGCCCCCGGTCTACGGCGCACTGGGCAGGCTGTACGCCCCCGAGCTGATCCACGGCGGGGACGCGGACGCCGCCGTGCTGCTGCTGCCCGGCCGGATCGTCGGCGGGCTCGGCGGGGACCTGCTCGGCGCGCTCATCGCGGGCGGCGCCTTCGCCGCGTTCCTGTCCACCGCCTCCGGGCTCACCATGGCCGTCGCTGGAGTCATCACCCAGGACGTGCTGCCATCGCGCGGGGTGCGGCACTTCCGGCTGGCCACCGTCCTCGCCATGTGCGTACCGCTGGCCGGTTCGCTGATCGTCAGCCGGGTGCCGGTGGCCGACTCCGTGGGCATGGCGTTCGCCGTCTCCGCGTCCTCCTTCTGCCCGCTGCTGGTCCTCGGCATCTGGTGGCGGCGGCTCACCCCGCCCGGCGCCATCGCCGGACTGCTGCTCGGCGGCGGCTCCGCGTTCCTGTCCGTCGCCATCACCGTCAGCGGCGCGGTACGCCCACCGGGCTGGCCGCACGCCCTGCTCGCCTGGCCCGCCGTCTGGTCGGTGCCCGTCGGCTTCCTCGCGATGGTCCTGGTCTCCCTCGCCACGCCCGGCCGGATACCCCCCGGCACCAACGCCGCCATGACCCGCTTCCACCTCCCCGAAGCGCTGTGA
- a CDS encoding sensor histidine kinase gives MTGAGYAVLVLLALLLLGAGFLLGRRTARPVRTSDVGTPVEHATFETLHTASLAAPSLRAGLTEESARRSARRLRSLLGTDALCLTDRDRVLVWDGEGEHHGGHVMDQVRDLLASGRDTAFRSDCDDLDCPLRWAVAVPLTVDNRVLGTLIAYAPRESAVLARAAGEVARWVCVQLELAELDRSRTQLIEAEIRALRAQISPHFIFNSLAAIASFVRTDPERARELLLEFADFTRYSFRSHGDFTTLADELHSIDQYLALVRARFGERLAVTLQIAPEVLPVALPFLCLQPLVENAVKHGLEGAVPVPRDPGSVRAGETPTRITISAFDAGSEAEVVIEDNGTGMDPERLRHILRGEGGHSTGIGLLNVDERLRQVYGDDYGLVIETGIGAGMKITVRLPKYRAGVHGS, from the coding sequence ATGACCGGAGCCGGATACGCCGTACTCGTCCTGCTCGCGCTCCTGCTGCTCGGCGCGGGATTCCTGCTCGGCCGGCGCACCGCCCGGCCCGTCCGCACCAGCGACGTCGGGACCCCCGTCGAGCACGCCACCTTCGAGACCCTGCACACCGCCTCGCTCGCCGCGCCCTCGCTGCGCGCCGGGCTCACCGAGGAGAGCGCCCGCAGATCCGCCCGCAGGCTGCGCTCCCTGCTCGGCACCGACGCGCTCTGCCTCACCGACCGCGACCGGGTGCTCGTCTGGGACGGCGAGGGCGAACACCACGGCGGCCACGTCATGGACCAGGTGCGGGACCTCCTCGCCAGCGGCCGGGACACCGCCTTCCGCAGCGACTGCGACGATCTCGACTGCCCGCTGCGCTGGGCCGTCGCCGTGCCCCTCACCGTGGACAACCGGGTACTGGGCACCCTGATCGCCTACGCACCGCGCGAGTCCGCGGTGCTGGCGAGAGCCGCCGGGGAGGTGGCCCGCTGGGTCTGCGTACAGCTGGAACTCGCCGAACTCGACCGCTCCCGCACCCAGCTCATCGAGGCCGAGATCAGAGCGCTGCGGGCCCAGATCTCCCCGCACTTCATCTTCAACTCACTCGCCGCCATCGCCTCGTTCGTCCGCACCGACCCGGAGCGGGCCCGCGAACTCCTGCTGGAGTTCGCCGACTTCACCCGCTACTCGTTCCGCAGCCACGGCGACTTCACCACCCTCGCCGACGAACTCCACTCCATCGACCAGTACCTGGCACTGGTACGGGCCCGCTTCGGCGAACGGCTCGCGGTCACCCTCCAGATCGCTCCCGAAGTACTGCCCGTCGCCCTGCCGTTCCTCTGTCTCCAGCCACTGGTCGAGAACGCCGTCAAGCACGGCCTCGAAGGTGCCGTGCCCGTTCCCCGGGACCCCGGCTCCGTCCGGGCGGGGGAGACCCCGACCCGCATCACCATCAGCGCCTTCGACGCCGGCTCCGAGGCCGAGGTCGTCATCGAGGACAACGGCACCGGAATGGACCCGGAACGCCTGCGTCACATCCTGCGCGGCGAGGGCGGCCACTCCACCGGAATCGGACTGCTCAACGTCGACGAACGGCTGCGTCAGGTGTACGGGGACGACTACGGACTCGTCATCGAGACGGGCATCGGCGCCGGGATGAAGATCACGGTACGGCTGCCGAAGTACCGTGCCGGGGTGCACGGTTCCTGA